GCACCGACCGGGCCGAACACCTCCCGGAGGCGACCCTGGACGATGCCCCGGAACAGCAGTTCCTCGGCGGGACCGATGACGAGGAACGCCGCCGGAATCAGCAACAGGAGGACCGACGGGTCCTGACTCGCGAGTTCCGTGACGCTGTTTTGTGCCGGTTCGACGCCGGTCATCTGGTTGATGACGGTGATGGCGATGCCGACGACGAACAGCAGGACGAAGATGGCGACGACGCCACCGACGACCCAGGCGATGTCCCGCAACGAGGGGACGCGAGCGCGGAGGAACGACAGGCCCCGGCCCGTGAACGTGAGGTAGGCGAGACCGACGATAGAGAGGCCGACGCCCTGGATGGCGACGAGCGAGATGACGATGTTCAGGAACGGTCGGTCCGCGACGCTGACGCCTGCCAGCGAGAGCAGGAGGACGAGCACCACTGCGGTCAGCAGGCCCACGATGATTCCGAGGAACCCCAGACCGGCCATCTTGGCGACGGTCCAGAATCGGGTCCTGTTGTCCGGGCCGCGAGAGACTGGTTCCATAGCCGACGGTTCGACGCGAAGCCCCAAAAGCCCGACTGACGAGCGGTAGCGTGCTGGGTCACTCGACGGTCGAGGTGGACGTCGTCGTCAGAAGAACGTGGTCGGGCGGCGCGGCGGGGTTACTCC
This region of Halomarina salina genomic DNA includes:
- a CDS encoding CPBP family intramembrane glutamic endopeptidase; this translates as MEPVSRGPDNRTRFWTVAKMAGLGFLGIIVGLLTAVVLVLLLSLAGVSVADRPFLNIVISLVAIQGVGLSIVGLAYLTFTGRGLSFLRARVPSLRDIAWVVGGVVAIFVLLFVVGIAITVINQMTGVEPAQNSVTELASQDPSVLLLLIPAAFLVIGPAEELLFRGIVQGRLREVFGPVGAIATASVIFGLGHATALTGGSGGLAAFAIPLAALSLLSVVFGVAYERTENLVVPILIHGAYDAVLFGLIYVVLTAGGDLGAAANNSSTLLAALG